The following coding sequences are from one Lolium rigidum isolate FL_2022 chromosome 6, APGP_CSIRO_Lrig_0.1, whole genome shotgun sequence window:
- the LOC124664709 gene encoding putative serpin-Z8 has protein sequence MAGPSKKPRQSGAGLAGLAARLTKRLADENPRANLVFSPLSIYAAVSLLAPGARGDTLAEILRLLGARSRDELEESVSTMVSDALKDRSGSGGPSVAFACGVWNDRTRPLKPAYREAVVGTYMAEARATDFHEKAGEAAEQINAWVAEVTRNLIDNIVSAKSFDTETDAVLANAIYFRGKWDLPFYERSTTDRPFQLLDGATVDAPFMCNSNRHFVAAYDGFKVLKLQYKMQQQQRDPWSSTAGLKKDTQYSMCIFLPDAYDGLRTLLDEITSRPGFVHDHLPSSKVKVCHFGVPKFKLEFLSNVTQILKDLGLVLPFCMGADLSDMMEADRSGLPLVVQDVFHKAVVEVDEEGTVAAAVTIMRIAPGCAPGMMGEPTVDFVADHPFAYFIVEETSGAILFAGHVVDPTDGKAPVRTGQPAAATARGFELPLMIRHPLTRNASSTGLGTLAAGKRLAEERADKNMICNSIPTRTQPAPLSPPDPSLQRCPSTLPPPLLPPHPIFAPGRLARGGSG, from the coding sequence ATGGCCGGACCGAGCAAGAAGCCGCGTCAGTCCGGCGCCGGCCTGGCGGGGCTCGCCGCGCGCCTCACCAAGCGCCTCGCCGACGAGAACCCACGCGCCAACCTCGTCTTCTCCCCGCTCTCCATCTACGCGGCCGTCTCGCTCCTGGCGCCCGGCGCCCGGGGAGACACCCTGGCCGAGATCCTCCGGCTCCTGGGCGCCCGGTCCCGCGACGAGCTCGAGGAATCCGTCTCTACCATGGTGTCCGACGCGCTCAAGGACCGGTCCGGTTCCGGCGGGCCGAGCGTCGCGTTCGCGTGCGGCGTGTGGAACGACAGGACACGCCCTCTCAAGCCGGCGTACCGCGAGGCCGTCGTCGGCACGTATATGGCGGAGGCGCGCGCGACGGACTTCCATGAGAAGGCGGGGGAGGCTGCGGAGCAGATCAACGCCTGGGTCGCGGAGGTCACGAGGAACCTCATCGACAACATCGTCTCCGCCAAGTCCTTTGACACCGAGACCGACGCCGTGCTCGCCAATGCCATTTACTTCAGAGGGAAGTGGGACTTGCCGTTCTACGAGCGGAGCACGACGGACAGGCCGTTCCAGCTGCTCGACGGCGCCACGGTCGACGCGCCCTTCATGTGCAACTCGAACCGCCACTTCGTCGCCGCGTACGACGGGTTCAAGGTGCTCAAGCTGCAGTACAAGATGCAGCAACAACAAAGAGACCCTTGGTCGTCGACGGCCGGCTTGAAGAAAGACACGCAGTACTCCATGTGCATCTTCCTACCGGACGCGTACGACGGCCTGCGCACCCTCCTCGACGAGATAACGTCCCGGCCAGGGTTCGTGCACGACCACCTGCCGTCTAGCAAGGTCAAGGTCTGCCATTTCGGTGTTCCAAAGTTCAAGCTTGAGTTCCTCAGCAACGTCACCCAAATTCTCAAAGACTTGGGACTTGTGCTGCCGTTCTGCATGGGTGCCGACCTGTCCGACATGATGGAGGCCGACCGCAGCGGTTTGCCCTTGGTGGTGCAAGACGTCTTCCACAAGGCTGTTGTTGAGGTCGACGAGGAAGGCACCGTAGCTGCGGCGGTCACCATCATGCGGATCGCTCCTGGATGTGCGCCCGGGATGATGGGGGAGCCGACGGTGGATTTTGTCGCCGACCATCCGTTTGCGTATTTCATTGTCGAAGAGACTTCGGGGGCGATCCTCTTTGCAGGGCATGTCGTGGATCCTACCGATGGCAAAGCCCCTGTGCGGACAGGACAGCCTGCTGCGGCCACGGCTAGAGGATTCGAGTTGCCGCTCATGATCAGACATCCGCTGACGAGGAATGCTAGCTCCACTGGTCTGGGAACCCTCGCTGCCGGGAAGCGCCTCGCCGAGGAGAGGGCAGACAAGAACATGATATGCAATTCTATCCCCACCCGCACCCAGCCGGCACCTCTCTCCCCACCCGACCCCTCCCTGCAGCGCTGCCCCTCCACCCTCcctccccctctcctccctccccacCCGATCTTCGCCCCGGGTCGTCTCGCGCGAGGCGGTTCCGGGTGA